The Plasmodium sp. gorilla clade G2 genome assembly, chromosome: 4 genome has a segment encoding these proteins:
- a CDS encoding GTP:AMP phosphotransferase: MRIVLFGAPGVGKGTFAEILSKKENLKHINVGNILRNEIKKESNIGKEIQNIVRSGNLVSDSLIINIVHDEMKNILNKKYKGFILDGFPRNMYQSKELIKMTNIDLFVNIYLPRNILIKKLLGRRICDRCDKNFNVSNIQQDTFDMPPILPSKDCIQCNGKTNLIKRKDDNEDIINHRLNSYESDYIPIIQFFKNEKYNLIDFPLKRGIRDFDDFYSILVNYRKNEKLK; this comes from the coding sequence ATGAGGATTGTATTATTTGGAGCGCCTGGTGTGGGTAAAGGGACATTTGCTgaaatattatcaaaaaaagaaaatttaaaacatataaacgTTGGAAATATTTTAAggaatgaaataaaaaaagaatcaaATATAGGTAAAGAAATTCAGAATATAGTAAGGAGTGGTAATTTAGTATCAGAttctttaataataaatatagtacatgatgaaatgaaaaatattttgaataaaaaatataaaggatTCATTTTAGATGGTTTCCCTAGAAATATGTATCAAAGTAAAGAATTAATAAAGATGACTAATATAGatttatttgtaaatatatatttaccaagaaatatattaataaagaaattgTTAGGTAGAAGAATATGTGATAGATgtgataaaaattttaatgttTCAAATATACAACAAGATACTTTTGATATGCCTCCAATATTACCATCTAAAGATTGTATTCAATGTAATGGAAAAACAAatctaataaaaagaaaagatgataatgaagatataatTAATCACAGATTAAATTCTTATGAATCTGATTATATACCCATTatacaattttttaaaaatgaaaaatataatttaatagatTTCCCTCTTAAAAGGGGAATAAGAGATTTTGATGATTTTTACAGTATACTTGTAAATTacagaaaaaatgaaaaattaaaatga
- a CDS encoding RING zinc finger protein, putative has product MAGYIFGNVQNNLNRARHSLTNTLSDMRLDESYIKSIRMNIKKRFDKLMNKIIPFETIDENKRFVVIIEKKKNYENFRCPICMLILFKPVRTKCGHIFCRECIEKVLLKFDYCPLCRSFIKDKKLDNVDNNFLGSEYENIKIRCYKCKEITNIKNYEKHIINHIMNIHKSNDKQKNSSEDGDNYNFLSIQKNKKNSNYLYSISNNYIHNFYHHINPYNFDSYFNKKFQIIFMNEFFNLLLKHNINTHIDNFYLLYGQNILHDFKHINVEVQDIMCDVFFIIKIRRKKKKKKNYNNNNNNNNNNDDVDDLYMENSKYLSEEKNNIIMSKDINMNKYINGNLISNEEENKKDINQNNFITNNMKKKNSIIFNSYKKKLYTNDTFEMYQKKLLIHNKKTQNKYIYILFEYNTKNIFFTLLQNIPVFKNMNIIKLVKFNNNKMNSIEHTTDISKQLITLFSILNEKRILRTYHKYFYNSIHLFHELIYSLLFSKNQNQKNENIDVAYMQDIYEMEEKQLNDINYYNNSQNCYNYENNQNEEPSEKCYNYKNDQNEEPSQHYNNNDNFIEKIEHNFKNIFLKDYELMFILFYLKYEYRLPLQSEYLYLYSENFIAKILRDQEREQDIFISNVYSYHNLDIIQNENKMKGENILSSGNNGIVNNDKGIFIILKIQRGKLKNQDDNESNIIDNKNNCNEKILNNNEYINSIEENMNNSEYTNKKDFYKKYVQKNMNKINTNTKNINHYYDIHNVCYIIISYSTKGFQWYLNNSVDFLNKKQIEYKSQEVFFLIDKLILFFFNIRNKKYSSVFWNSTHLFQCMLNFCCE; this is encoded by the coding sequence atggcTGGATACATTTTTGGAAATGTTCAGAATAACCTGAACAGGGCAAGGCACAGCTTAACAAACACTCTTAGCGATATGAGATTAGATGAGAGTTATATTAAAAGTATTCGaatgaatataaagaaacgatttgataaattaatgaataaaataataccaTTTGAAACtattgatgaaaataaaagatttgttgttattattgagaaaaaaaaaaattatgaaaatttcCGATGTCCTATATGtatgttaatattatttaaaccAGTAAGAACAAAATGTGGTCATATATTTTGTAGAGAATGTATAGAAAAAGTTCTCTTAAAATTTGATTATTGTCCTCTGTGTAGAAGTTTTATAAAAGATAAGAAATTAGATAATGTAGATAACAATTTTTTAGGTTCcgaatatgaaaatataaaaattcgatgttataaatgtaaagaaataacaaatataaaaaattatgaaaaacatataataaatcatattatgaatatacataaaagTAATGATAAACAAAAGAATTCAAGTGAAGATggtgataattataattttcttagtatacaaaaaaataaaaaaaatagtaattatttatattctatttcaaataattatatacataatttttatcatcatattaATCCATATAATTTCGATTCTtactttaataaaaaatttcaaattatttttatgaatgaattttttaatttattactaaaacataatataaatacacatatagataatttttatcttttgtatggtcaaaatattttacatgATTTTAAACACATAAATGTAGAAGTACAAGACATTATGTGTGACGTTTTCTTCATCATAAaaattagaagaaaaaaaaaaaaaaaaaaaaattataataataataataataataataataataatgatgatgtggatgatttatatatggaaaattcaaaatatttatcagaagaaaaaaataatattattatgtcgaaggatataaatatgaataaatatattaatggtAACTTAATTTCTAATGaagaggaaaataaaaaagatataaatcaaaataactttataacaaataatatgaagaagaaaaactctattattttcaattcttataaaaaaaaattatataccaATGATACATTTGAAATGTAtcagaaaaaattattaatacataataaaaaaacacaaaataaatatatatatatcttatttgaatataatacgaaaaatatattttttacactCCTACAAAATATACcagtatttaaaaatatgaatattataaaattggttaagtttaataataataaaatgaattctATAGAACACACAACAGATATCAGTAAACAGTTAATTACCCTCTTCTctattttaaatgaaaaaagaattttaaGAACGTACcataaatatttctataattCTATTCATTTGTTTCATGAACTTATATATTCTCTccttttttcaaaaaatcaaaatcaaaaaaatgaaaatatagatGTTGCATATATGCAAGACATATATGAAATGGAAGAAAAACAATTAAacgatataaattattataataattctcAAAATTGTTATAACTATGAAAATAATCAGAATGAAGAACCATCTGAAAAATGTTATAACTATAAAAATGATCAGAATGAAGAACCATCTCaacattataataacaatgacaattttatagaaaaaattgaacacaattttaaaaacatattcCTTAAAGATTATGAACTTatgttcattttattttatttgaaatatGAATATAGACTTCCATTGCAATCTGAATATCTCTATTTATATTCAGAAAATTTTATAGCAAAAATTTTAAGAGATCAAGAAAGAGAAcaagatatttttatatcaaacGTGTATAGTTATCATAATTTAGatattatacaaaatgaaaataaaatgaaaggagaaaatatattatcttcaGGAAATAATGGAAttgtaaataatgataaaggtatatttattatattaaaaatacaaagaggcaaattaaaaaatcaagatgataatgaaagtaatattatagacaacaaaaataattgtaatgaaaaaatattaaataataatgaatatattaattcaattgaagaaaatatgaacaattctgaatatactaataaaaaagatttttataaaaaatatgttcagaaaaatatgaataaaataaatacaaatacaaaaaatataaatcattattatgatatacataatgtctgttatattattatatcttatTCAACAAAAGGTTTTCAATGGTATCTTAATAATTCTGtagattttttaaataaaaaacaaattgaATATAAAAGTCAAGAggtattttttcttattgataaattaattcttttcttttttaatatcagaaataaaaagtataGTTCCGTCTTCTGGAACTCTACTCATCTGTTTCAGTGCATGCTCAACTTTTGTTGTGAATAA